Below is a window of Vespa crabro chromosome 20, iyVesCrab1.2, whole genome shotgun sequence DNA.
tattacaaaaaaaaaaaaaaaaaaagaatgttgaTTTATAAGCttccaattattttaatattttctatttcattaatttctatttcaatttCAGAAATATTACCTTCTACATACGAGCAATGTATTATGTCTTGAAAAGTAACTTGTAAATTTGGCACCTAACGCTTCtaacatatattttacttttgctCGTTCTTCTCCTTCAAATCCAGACAAAGATACAATTTGTTTTGCACATGGAAGTTCAGTTAAACTAAAGGGAGTTGGGAAATGCAGAGCATGCCATGGAGGTAATACTTGTTGTTTGTTAACAACATCGGATAGCCAATGAGCACTAACACAACGTTTTCCCTCGCGTAATGCTTGCACTACTGTTGGATGTTTTTGTGTAATTGCGAGAACGTGCGTGGCACGTGTACAATATTGCGGTTCCACCTCTCCTCCATGTCTTTCAATCACTTGTTTCCAAACTGATACTTCATTAGGACGTTGAACATCGTACTCAACGATTACGAAAATACAacccaataaaaataaatctggtggtactaaaaatatatatatatatatatataaaaaaaaacgctCAATAGTactttacataaaaaaaattattgcaatataataaaaatatatatatgtagcttGGTTAACATAGTtggtaagaaataatatatgctTACATTTTAAATTTGGATTATGGCCATAAAACTGAGCTTTAGGTTGTTGCATAACAGGAGCATATTGCATTTTCATAGGAGCACCTGTTGGTGCACCATTTGTTATGTTTCCTAAAGTTCTTCTTTGATATGCTGCCAATAATTGAGGATCCTGAGAAGGTGGAGGCGGTGGTCTATGCTGTGCAGTCATTAATCTTAACTGACCAGCAGCACTACCTTCTGCTGCACCACCTTGTAATCTGTTTGTTAACATGTTTGCCAATGCAGTTTTTGTTTTAGCATTTACAAGCTGCTGATCTGGAGGAATTGGGGTATTATTTGATAAAGGTGTTAATGGTGGTTCTTGCTGAGCTccttgttgctgctgttgttgctgttgctgctgctgctgttgttgttgttgttgttgctgctgttgctgttgtaaATGTTGCAGTTGTTGTAGTCTCGccatttgttgttgtttttgcaTATGTAATTGTGCTATTTGCTGAGGAGTTAATGTTTGATTCTGTTGAAATGCTTGTCCTGTTTGAGAAGGTGGAGCTGCTTGTACATTTTGCCCGCTCTGTACTATAACTTGATTAGAAGAATTGATAGGCGTTAAAGCAGGAGGTTGTACACCAGGATGCACAGGTTTCTGTCCTGGTGGCTGTGCAATTTGTGGTCCCATCATCTGTGGACGTGGCTGTTGAATCCATTGTAAACCACCTGGTTGACCTGGTTTTCCAGGACTTCTTATTACAGCTATATGTGGGCCTTGTTGGGCCTGACGACTTTGCATTTGTCTTTGCAATAATAAATTGCGTTGTTTCTGAATTTTTTGAATGAATTGTGCTCTTTGTTGGGGATCCATTTGTTGTAATTGCTGATGCGTTTGAGCATCTAATTGAATCAATTGTCTAGGTGGTTGCGGTGGCTGCTGAGTCCATTGTCCTCCAGGTCTTTGTGGGCcaatttgttgttgttgttgttgcctTTGCAATTGCAAATGATATTGTTGCTGTTGCCATTGTGCATCTCTTTGAACTATAAAACCTTGTTGATTTGGACCTATTAATTGTTGATTCTGTGGTTGCTGCTGTAACTGACCATCTCTTATAACAAATTGCTGTGAACTTTGAGGTGCagattgttgtaattgttgggATATTTGatgtattttttgttgttgctgttgctgctgtaaTAAAATAAGTTGTTGTCTCTGTTCAGTTGTCAGTTGTTGTGGTGGTCCTGGTTGTTGTTGATTCAATTGATGTTGTGCACCAAGTTGCTGCTGAGAAGGTAACTGTTGTAAAAcgatttgttgttgttgagtTAATTGTACTTGTTGCGATTGTTGTTGCACAGGAATTTGTTGTGGCTGTTGAGGTAaatgttgttgctgctgtgcTTGCTGAGAAGAAAGTTGTTGTTGATTCATTTGCTGCTGTGACAACAATTGATGCTGATTCATTTGTTTTTGCTGAGGTGTCAATAATTGCTGCTGAGGTGTAAGCTGATGTTGAGATAGCTGCGAATTTatttgctgttgttgttgttgaattAACGTTTGTTGACTTaactgctgctgttgttgttggtttacaatttgttgttgttgaggTGGTAATTGTGGAGCCTGGGTTTGATTCAAAAGTGTCTGCTGTGTATATGTTTGCATCTGTTGTTGATGTTGGGtaagttgttgttgttgttgttgtgccagatgttgttgctgttgtgttaactgctgttgctgctgctgttgtatCATTTGATGTTGCATATTTatttgttgttgctgttgtggAGGTATATCTTGCTGTATTTGTGATGAGATCCCTTTCATTTgcgtaatattatttgtttgagAGGCTTGAGGCATCCAATTTGtttgattgataatattttgatcTGACATGGAAGGAACATTTGGAGGTGCATTAGACAAACTTGTTGAAGCAACAGAACGTGGAAgatgttgctgttgctgttgcaaACTAACTGCATTTTGCCCATTATTTGGATATGTTGCAGTTGTTGCAGTATGATTAGCATTGTTGTGTACTTGTAATGTATTAGAAGATACAGGTGGACTTGGTTGATTCCAAGGCATACGTTGTTTCAATTGTTCTAATACCGCTTTTGTTCTGTCCTGCTCTTCTTGAGCAGCACTATTCTCTGTATCCTCATCCATGAAGCCAGTGATCATTGCTGTAGAACTATTTGGGGATGGATAAATAAGCAATCTTGGATGATATTCTATTTCACTGACAAGGGCAACCTTTTTACAACATTCAGTCACCCAGTCAGGAGTAACAATTTGAATATGATGTCTCATTGCAGCATCATATTTCAATCCAGAAGCTTTCCCAGTAATCAAATGGGTACAATATCTATCTAAACGTAACTGACATTTTCCGCCTTGTAACGTTATCGTTGCCCAAAGTATTTTACTATCTGCCCGACTTACTTGGGATATACATGCTCGTACAttggaaaataattgattttcttctGGGGAAAAATAATGTGTCCTATTTACATATAACTATTAAGGGAAAAGCTTATGTAGAAAAACAATGTAAAAGGTAAGatcctttttataaaatctttctATAAAAGAtcaaaggaatttttttttaaattattatatataaaaggatacGGTAAgagtttattacatttaacagAAAATAGTATCCAATTCTGTGTAACCGCTGGAATCTCATAGAGATCTTTAGCTGCagatatatcattttcaagGGCATCATAGCCAGCTATTAAGTGTGTAACAAAATCACTGAAATAGTTGGATCTTTCTGCTCCACCTTCTTGTAATAAGTTTAAGATCTATAAGTATTTAAATGAGCCGTTCAGTTAACAGCCTGATAAtgtcgacaaatgcgaatgtATAACCTCTAaagttatatattacaatcTTGATTAGAATTGTAGAGTTTACATTTATACATCGTACTTATCGTTGAgctaaatatatcgatatataaagaTTCAATAGGTTAGTATCgatgaaacaataatataaatatcgaaattGTAACATACCTTAGGATCTCCTTCGCCACTGACGTAGTACTTGACATTGGCGAACAGAGCACCGTCGAGTTTTAATTCCTCAAGACCGGCTCGTATGTCGCCCATTTTCACAAAATTTTtacagaaaattttaatttttatattttacatattgcACATAAACCATGAAGCATTGGTAAAATATGACTTCGCGATATTTGATAACAATAGTTCGCCGCGAcgcttttgttattattatgattgtaagGTTATGTCTTATACTAAGAAGGGAAACTACATGTTAATACAACACCGTTGGAGCCACCgtcaaaaggaaagaagttcACATTGGtaactacgacgacgatggaTAATCGCAGATCTTGTAAGGTCTTTTAACATTCGTACTCCGTATTTTTATTGCGAACGTGATAAGATTCATtttatagtatattaatttttacaatatttataaatatatacttttacttgaatttatattaatttccaatatttcgtattaattataattttcaattaattatacgatttGAAGAATGAGAAATTCATAGGTTATTTCGTATTACTtgtctatttatattatatatacttatatacaagatattaaataattttaagaatatagaataaaatcaTAGATTTGCATTTCTAATTTGTAACATACGTTCTCTAGCTGCCTTAAATTGTTCAAAAACATTTTCCACATTGTTCATGAGCGTAttaacattctctctttcataatatttactttgaaaatttgtattaattgtatttacattatatcgatgaacaatgttaatatttattttaacataacCACTCGATACAacatttaaatttgatttgtCTAACGTCGCACTCTCATGTACTGATGGAATTCCACAATGTGTAATATCTTCCAATTCGTAAGTACCACCTGTAAAAAATCGACGAAGGGAATCAACAATATTCCCTGCTGGCCTCCAAGTGGGTATAGATAATTCATGTGTGCCTGGCGATAACGATATAGGTACCACTCCATATCCTTCTATacgatatctatataaaaaacaattcaACATGTCATTTATATAACTTAGATTCTTTAGAAAAgcatataatgatattaaagataacatatatatatatacatatatattttaatagcaAATATATACCTGGTCCAGCTATCAAGAGACGCTacagatattaataaagatggCCATTTTGTAACGGTATCATTTTTAgttaatacatttaaatgtaaatcCAATAATATATCCATGATATAATCAAAGTATGcagttttatcttttaaataagatttttGTGTTCTACCaattaatcgttctttttccttagtACTCCAATCTTTTGGCAGTACGATATagtaagttataaataaaccATTGTAAGAAAAATTGTGTGCAGAAACAATgtttatgtttaaaaaaatttgtaatatgttTGGAACCGTCACTTCTATTTCATTAGGTATCTCAGCAGTTTTGTACAGCAAAAGATTTTGcatttcctaaaaaaaaaaaaaaaaaacaaaaaaaaaacaaattctcttgtaaaaagatataacatatataatatatttttattacattcactaattatataaaagagtaatcattataaataagattACCTAAAGACAATACATTTTCTACCAAGCATGAGTCAAGTAGTTGTAATAATGTGTGAGTAATGATGTCAGTTTAGAAGGATATAAACAgtaatgtgtgtgtatacccCTTCtccaacatatatatatacatacatacatatatatatatacatatatgtatatatatatatatatatatatatatatctgatccAGCACTAGGAACATTTACATTAGTGAAAGAAAGTGTTGGAGGAAACATTCAGAGAAATATCAAAGTCAGTCAAACGTAGACCATCTACTGGTTAACATGGTTGATCATCAAAGTAgattttatctataataaactTTTACATTGCTTTTATAAACTCTAGAACATGAAGACTTTAATGAAGGAATCTAAGTTTTTTAAATACTTGATAAAAAAGTATAagcaaagaaatgaaataaattttgtgaattaattaaagaatcaGTGAAAAGATGTATACGTTTCTTTGTGCAAACTGtgttataagaatataaaactttattattatattgtggaaaactgaaatattaaaaagaaattattataatagataaataaaagatgttTTATCCGCAAAGAATGATAAGACAAATATCAGAAATTTCCTATGTGgggtatgtattattttaaaattaaatcatacATACTTGTCGTAAttcttcttgttgttgttccAAATCCAATGTAGTTTGTATTTCAGAAATATGTTCAAGCCAATAATCATATCTAATACCATTATCAGTTGTAAGCGTGTAAGATTCGTCAGTAGTAAAATCAGGATACatagtaagaatattatgTGTTTTATCATAAGTTATTTTGCataaaagaatttctataTCAATGTCAGACGAATGaaacaaatcttttttatcctttctacTTAAATCTATCATTATATACATTGTACTACGttccatataaaaataatgattggaacgtattcttttatcattgattCTATCATCGatcacatttttattatatctaagtGTAAACGGTTTACGATTTAGTATTGTCGGTAAtgctaattgatttttaaatgacaAATATGATTGATAGGGCTTCGTAAGCAGATTTTCATTGGGATAATACGTATCCGTTTCTGTATAATTATACAAACGCGAGCCttgcaaatttttttccttgatgAGTTCATGATATTCTTTTTGTAACTCGTTAACGCAATTCTTTTCGTCGTTGTAAAATTCAATTTCGAAGGGACTGAAGATCTTCTCTTGCCATCTAAAAATACGTTCGTCTTCTTCCAAATAATTCGAATCTCTTGTATCGTTCGCGGTATCGAACAAGTCGGCCAGCAAAGATTTCTGTTGGGCGACTCTAACTCTGAAACAATAAACGATTCCATCGAAATAAATGCGATCTGGAGTATAAGAAacgatttctcttttcatgCCAGATGGCCCTCCTTGTTTTGCTCCTCGTGGCCTGTGTTTCATCTTATATTTCCTGGCcaattcaattttaatcaaatcaaccaaaatttttgtttgaaaatttaaaagagaaatattacgttcttttttttttttttttttttttttttttttagtttatatACGTTGACGAAAATTATTCCAAGTATTTCATTATCCAAAAACATTTCATTTGATATCATTTTATCAATGAGCACGAAgttgataattaatgaattatatatatatgtgtgtgtgtgtgtgtgtgtgtataattcttttattttttttatttagaaaatgagagaacaTTTAATCGGTCGTGAGAGAATTATACGCATGTATTCGTTTAATTGTCTAGACATCGTAGGATATCCGTGACAGGATCCTTTCAAATTTCAAGGCAAACGGGGAATGTTCTATCACGACGTAAAGACCTAACgtaataaattcttattatgagaattgttaataattcgtGACAAAACAAGAATTAACGaacgtataaatgtatatatatatatatgtatatatgtatatgtatatacaaatgcATTGGTTGAtcaataaatagaaatgagaatattatattcttactGTACGCAtacttaatttataataaatatccgattatatagaaataaatatacataaattataaatatataattaaaaaaaatatatatatataaaacaataataattcttatagaaaaataggaaattatttattggctaattaattattatattattagattcaatctaataaagtattataatatactataatacattacagtattatttatatcaatataaactactaaaaattttaatataacttaTTGACTAATCcaatacatatgtgtgtgtatgtgtgtgcatataaaaaaatataccttATTTTAAAGTTACATATAGGTTGCTTAACTCGATAACTAGCTgcaatctttcttcttccttgaaTATCCAccatcttaatttttttaatatgtttgagaaaaaaagaagaaaagagaaaagaaaaaaaaattcgaactattttttattggcGTCCGTGCGCTAGTAGGAAAAACAGTATAGTCGTAAACAAGAGAATATCAAAGGTATCCTAATCGTTGCTTAGCAACGTTACAATCAAAATAGAGATCTGTGTGATTCATTCGACGAATCGAATTTgttgtttcatattttctcattGCAatgaaacattataaatatattttaaaagaaaattttcaacgacttttgattttaatcattatcttATTGTCCAACAATTatgaacttttctttttatttttatttatttatttatttcttttttttctttttttcttttttttttttttttttaatataccacccagcgaaaataaaaattattcaaaaggcactgaatatattaagaattattttgcATCTAAAATAtcctataaaaagaaaaagagagaaactgagagagagagagagagagagagagagagagagagagtcaaattctttactttattaaaataatattttaattataagacAAAccattttttgttccttttaaataatactttatcatataaatacaatgatCTGCAAGGTAATTTCACTATTATGCAATAGTATAACGCTAGGAATAAATcaatacgatataaaaaaagaagaatgtaaattaaaaatagccATTAAAtgttgttatgattgttatgcCAGAAGTATACtggtcaaaagaaaaaaaaaagaaaaagaaaaaaaaaaaaagacaattaaAGATGGCAATTCATTGTCACCTTTAACACGGCACTTAATTTCTAGAATTATAAGTGTTATAAAGtgctttaataaaaaaatcaatatcaaatcaaatcaaatcaagcCAGTATGTTATTATGAAAGTGATTCAAGTTATTCAAGATATTAAAAGACATATTTTGTtgtgctttttattttattgtaaattaaaattttcaaatcatatgaaagttttcttttttgttgataataaatatattcattttcttcataattttttatcatagaaaaaacataatttgttatcatagaaaaaaaagagatatctaaatgtcaaaatatttccaaaataaaaagtataagacTTGGATCACTTTCATAATTACTAATTGTATATgatatgatttaaaaatatgatatatcaaaaatttcatatcttttatataagttacttttaatttttctttatgtttatttatttatttattattattattattttttttttttttttcattaatcctGCGTACACTGATGCATTCTAATCTCTCCTGTTAGTCTCCTGCAGGGATTGCAATATTGCAATTTGTAAagattttatgtaaatataattcatatatactttattataccatatatatatatatatatatgtattatattatatagcactacatatacataaacatctaatataatttatattactatacttactatatttacaattaaataaataaattaaaattcagaTTCGAATGTCacgattttcaattaaaaaaaaaaaaacagagagagagagagagagagagagaatgaaatcgTTCAAGCGAAAAAGTTGAAAGTGTAAACAATCATAGTATTGCTAGTCATAGTTCCGGCTTTGATGAGTAATGAATTTATCCCACTATtcgtttctgttttctttttctttttttatcgacaaCGTAACATACTTTCAcctaaatttttatatttatgtatccctatattcatacataattaaaatctctattttgttttcaattaatatacatatatatcatgacagatctatatatattacagaTCAAAATATGatagatctatatatattacagaTCAAAACATGatagatctatatatatatatatatatatgtcacacatatacgcgcgcgcgcatacacacacatacacatattttttatctttttattttttcttttgtttttttcttttttttttttttaattttcctaaCGAAAGAATTTTCTCGGTTTAtgtcaagaagaaaagaataagaataagaataagaataagaagaagtgaATCGGCGTAAAACCGGTTTAAAACCGATTGCATTCCTCGCCAAAGACCTGTCCGTTCTGTCCCGTTGGCTTTCTACGTGTTATACGAGAGATAATCTCAAAGTAGTCCTCGCGaatttaacgaaattaaattaatgtctTAATCGCGaaacccttttctttttcctttcttttctttccttttcttttttcttttgttttctttcttgttttttctttatttatttcatttttctttcttcttttgtttttttttgtttttttttttttttttttttttaaattcttcttcGCACCTTTATCGATATCACCGAAGACGTTTATATGAGATATAAAATTGTCGAGATGAAAAAGGAGTATTTCGATAAAacgcgagaaaaaaaaaagtgatatatttatttataaacgataatagtgatatgatatgatatatatatatatatatatatatatatatgatgccgggttttttatctttttgttttttttttttttttctaactgtcATCGTTATTTACTCCCTCTAAACTAGAAAGCGCGGACTAAAATAAATCGTGAGTTTACCTatctaacgatattatatacaccTATGCTTCAAACAATTTTCCTGtgtttatattaattgaaaataagcatgcttctttttttctttttttatatatatacacatatatatatataaatacacacacacacacacatacacacacaaggTACATGTTACGTAATGTTTAACAGTTATAGAGTCTCAACTTCTTGACCTCTATCTATGAAATACGAAATGATGGGAGTTATTGTTAGGCACACCTGGCGAAGGCCAAGTCGAATAAAAGTCGTCCACTCTGTGACACATAGTAAGAGAATCGATgcagttgttattgttgttgttgttgttgtgttgttgttgttgttgttgttgtagcaCTGGCGGTAGTAACAGTAGAAGAAGCAtcagtaatagtaacattcGACGTTACGAGTTGAAAGTTTCTTATTTGATTtgatagtaaaagaaaaaaaaaaaaaagaaaaaaaaaaagaaaaaaaaagaaaagaagaaaagagaaaaaaagggaaaaaaaaaaaaaagaattttcccCCTTAATGggaatatctctctctttttctttttcttttttttttcttcctttcttttttgtatttcgaatattaaaaaagtaattttacaATTAGTGAAAGATGAATGAGTGAAAacttatttgaatattttgttTCATCCGTACAACACGGACAGGGGTCAGTGACACAACTGTAAaggtaattattttattcttcatgGATCCTCAAACGCGTTCACGGGATCGTGGTTTTTTGATGAAATCATATTGTCACATTTACTCTCGTCGTTTATgttgtcattgtcgtcgtcgttttcgtcgtcgtcgtagtctttgtggtcatcgtcgtcatcgtacTTGTTCTGTGTACTCATAACACATTTCTCTATTAAAGCGATAAGAGATAGATtagaaatatacaatattacttTGTGTGATATCATAGCTATCTATCGTTTGAGTTTATTCTGACATCGATGAGTCGTATCTGAAGAACACTCACCCACCTGAGCTCGTACGAATCTAGAGGTATCTgtctgttttctctttttttttttcttttaattttaatttttctcaaaataaGGAATTGTTGAtcaattttctcttctcttctctctctttttttttttttttttttgcttttttccttctattaatTTTCCTCATCGAAGATTCAAAGCGAAAGGAATTTTCCTTTGACTTAAAAATACTTGTCGAATCACTTTTCATGGGATATTCTTTCAATTGTAATAGAGATTGGTGACACCGGTAATTAATTTTGGTAAAGAGCAATGACTTTACTctttagattattatttgaGCTTACGTTGAATCAAATAGTTTTATAAAATAGTTTTGTTACTCGAgtggtattatatattaagttttactttctcctttttctttttatatttatttattttatttgtttgtttgtttatttgttatttttgttctttttctttttttctttttttttttttttattttcttttctatttgttttagaAGTTTCAAACTGATCAGGATGACGACTAATCAAGAAGGAGAGACTGGAATAACTATTCCTTTACAATATAATGATGCTGTAAGAACTTATGCATGCTAGttagaatatttctattaattgttttatatatctgTGGATTGAATCTTTTTAGCATTGGAAatctatttttgaaaaatatgacCTAGATGAAGATGGAAAGATCTCTTATCAAGAATTGAAGGCTATGATACGAGCTTCTGCATATTCCAACGATATTCCTGCTAATGTTGTCCGTATAATAATGCGTAAAGCTGATTTAGATGATTCTGGATATTTAGAATATCCAGAATTTATAGCTATGGTATGTTTTtcttaattagaaatataatccTATTAGATAGAATATCATTATAGaactttatttttagataCATAGGAAAGATATGCAAGGAGTATTTGGTCATCTTGTACAACGTTATGTACATTCAATGGTGCCTCAAAGACCAATTGCTGTACAATATTCTACTCAAACTTCTAGTGATATCCCTGATGGTCAATACGAAGAAGAATATAGTTGTAGACCACCTGCTGTGGCAATGATAATCATATCGATATtagagattattttatttttatatgatgtAGTTGAACATAAGTCTCTTTCCATGGATGGACCAGCAgcaactttatttatttatgatccTCACAAAAGATACCAAGCATGGAGGTATTTGACATATATGTTTGTTCATATCGggtaagtttattattaatgttgatcgattaattttcctatttataaaagagattttaaaaagagatcattattttatcacaCAGAGTTCTACATTTGGTCGTTAACTTATTGGTGCAAATTATGCTAGGCATACCTTTGGAAATGGTTCATAAATGGTGGagagtattaattatatacatagcaGGAGTGATAGCTGGATCTCTTGGAACTTCGGTTTCAGATCCTACTGTTTATTTAGCAGGAGCATCCGGTGGTGTGTATGCATTAATTACTGCACATGTAGCAACGATACTGATGAATTGGTCAGAAATGGAATTCGCTGTCCTTCAATTATTAGTGTTCCTAGTTGTAACTACAGTTGACGTAGGTCAAGCAATATATAGTCGTTACGTTGTAGTAGAATCCAACAATCAGATTGGTTATGTAGCTCATTTGGCTGGAGCTGTAGCTGGACTTCTTGTTGGTATAAATGTCCTTCGTAATCTGGAAGTAAAAACTTGGGAAAAAGTCGTTTGGTGGGCCAGTATTGTTACATAC
It encodes the following:
- the LOC124430993 gene encoding PAX-interacting protein 1-like isoform X2, which produces MGDIRAGLEELKLDGALFANVKYYVSGEGDPKILNLLQEGGAERSNYFSDFVTHLIAGYDALENDISAAKDLYEIPAVTQNWILFSVKCNKLLPTHYFSPEENQLFSNVRACISQVSRADSKILWATITLQGGKCQLRLDRYCTHLITGKASGLKYDAAMRHHIQIVTPDWVTECCKKVALVSEIEYHPRLLIYPSPNSSTAMITGFMDEDTENSAAQEEQDRTKAVLEQLKQRMPWNQPSPPVSSNTLQVHNNANHTATTATYPNNGQNAVSLQQQQQHLPRSVASTSLSNAPPNVPSMSDQNIINQTNWMPQASQTNNITQMKGISSQIQQDIPPQQQQQINMQHQMIQQQQQQQLTQQQQHLAQQQQQQLTQHQQQMQTYTQQTLLNQTQAPQLPPQQQQIVNQQQQQQLSQQTLIQQQQQQINSQLSQHQLTPQQQLLTPQQKQMNQHQLLSQQQMNQQQLSSQQAQQQQHLPQQPQQIPVQQQSQQVQLTQQQQIVLQQLPSQQQLGAQHQLNQQQPGPPQQLTTEQRQQLILLQQQQQQQKIHQISQQLQQSAPQSSQQFVIRDGQLQQQPQNQQLIGPNQQGFIVQRDAQWQQQQYHLQLQRQQQQQQIGPQRPGGQWTQQPPQPPRQLIQLDAQTHQQLQQMDPQQRAQFIQKIQKQRNLLLQRQMQSRQAQQGPHIAVIRSPGKPGQPGGLQWIQQPRPQMMGPQIAQPPGQKPVHPGVQPPALTPINSSNQVIVQSGQNVQAAPPSQTGQAFQQNQTLTPQQIAQLHMQKQQQMARLQQLQHLQQQQQQQQQQQQQQQQQQQQQQQGAQQEPPLTPLSNNTPIPPDQQLVNAKTKTALANMLTNRLQGGAAEGSAAGQLRLMTAQHRPPPPPSQDPQLLAAYQRRTLGNITNGAPTGAPMKMQYAPVMQQPKAQFYGHNPNLKLPPDLFLLGCIFVIVEYDVQRPNEVSVWKQVIERHGGEVEPQYCTRATHVLAITQKHPTVVQALREGKRCVSAHWLSDVVNKQQVLPPWHALHFPTPFSLTELPCAKQIVSLSGFEGEERAKVKYMLEALGAKFTSYFSRHNTLLVCRRPDGQKYKKAREWQTAVVNAQWLTDLLCGQTSALHQLDSPKYQQFSLSNPFRLDYSLVPHLMAAWKMPINITQESYDKVKQVGQGPNSIRKSKKPRLDVPQLNKDPHLLGLDEPIVVSNPDPPPPDKQPRILFSGINPRKHAKRIRELGGALAAGWQDATHLVMSAPIRTVKLLCCLSRCKFIVTLQWLLDCSAKNTFLDESGYLLGDAEFEKNFNCNIEKALASPNRGTVLKGKIFYVTPSVIPSPSAIAEIIESAGGIMEKTRRPLTQIQEMNSTKLNYIIVTHENDLHLLSDVLHANIRAVARQYFQVDTNQA